One Fundulus heteroclitus isolate FHET01 unplaced genomic scaffold, MU-UCD_Fhet_4.1 scaffold_726, whole genome shotgun sequence DNA segment encodes these proteins:
- the fen1 gene encoding flap endonuclease 1 has protein sequence MGIHGLAKLIADQAPGAIKEQDIKNYFGRKIAIDASMCIYQFLIAVRQDGNVLQNEDGETTSHLMGMFYRTIRMLENGIKPVYVFDGKPPQLKSAELEKRGERRAEAEKLLAKAQEMGEQENIDKFSKRLVKVTKHHNDECKKLLTLMGVPYIEAPCEAEASCAALVKEGKVYATATEDMDGLTFGTNVLLRHLTASEAKKLPVQEFHFNRILEDIGLTSEQFIDLCILLGCDYCGTIKGIGPKRAIDLIRQHGTIEEILENIDTTKHPAPEDWLYKEARNLFLKPEVVDCSTVDLKWREPDEEALIQFMCSEKQFSEDRIRNGCKKILKSRQGSTQGRLDSFFSVTGSLSSKRKEPETKGPAKKKQKTGATPGKFKKGK, from the exons ATGGGAATTCACGGACTGGCCAAGCTGATTGCCGACCAGGCCCCCGGTGCCATCAAAGAGCAGGACATCAAGAACTACTTCG gCAGGAAGATTGCCATCGATGCCTCCATGTGCATCTACCAGTTCCTGATCGCTGTGCGGCAGGATGGGAACGTTCTGCAGAACGAAGATGGAGAGACTACAAG TCACCTGATGGGAATGTTTTACCGCACAATCCGCATGTTGGAGAACGGGATCAAGCCGGTGTACGTGTTTGATGGGAAACCTCCACAGCTCAAGTCAGCAGAG CTGGAGAAGAGAGGGGAGAGAAGAGCAGAGGCTGAGAAGCTGCTTGCTAAAGCTCAGGAAATGG GTGAGCAGGAGAATATTGACAAATTCTCCAAGCGACTTGTTAAAGTCACCAAGCACCATAACGACGAGTGCAAGAAGCTGCTGACCTTGATGGGAGTGCCTTATATTGAG GCCCCGTGTGAGGCTGAGGCCAGCTGTGCTGCTCTGGTTAAAGAAGGGAAGGTCTATGCTACAGCGACGGAGGATATGGACGGGCTCACCTTTGGGACAAATGTCCTGCTCAGACATCTCACCGCCAGCGAAGCCAA GAAGCTTCCTGTTCAAGAATTCCACTTTAATCGCATCCTGGAGGACATCGGTCTGACCAGTGAACAG TTCATAGACCTTTGTATTCTGCTGGGTTGTGACTACTGTGGCACCATCAAGGGAATCGGCCCCAAGAGAGCCATCGACCTGATCCGACAGCACGGTACCATCGAGGAGATCCTAGAGAACATTGACACAACT AAGCATCCCGCCCCAGAGGACTGGTTGTATAAGGAAGccagaaatttatttttgaagcCAGAGGTGGTGGACTGCTCCACAGTGGACCTGAAGTGGAGGGAGCCCGATGAGGAGGCTTTGATCCAGTTCATGTGCAGTGAGAAACAGTTCAG tGAGGACAGGATCCGTAACGGCTGTAAGAAGATTTTGAAGAGCAGACAGGGCAGCACGCAGGGAAGACTGGACTCTTTCTTCTCTGTCACTGGTTCCCTGTCCTCCAAAAGGAAG GAACCGGAGACCAAAGGACCtgcaaagaaaaagcagaaaactggAGCGACTCCGGGCAAATTCAAGAAGGGAAAATAG